In Candidatus Margulisiibacteriota bacterium, a single genomic region encodes these proteins:
- the rph gene encoding ribonuclease PH: MRTDKRNNSQLRSVSITRGFIKHPAGSVLVCMGDTKVICTATIEENVPPHKKGSGSGWVTAEYGMLPGSTSQRNKRESSSVRIKGRTQEIQRLIGRSLRAVMDLELLGERTILLDADVIQADGGTRTASITGCFVAMHDAVQKLLKDGKVKRTPIKDFVAAVSAGIVGGEVLLDLNYSEDFQASVDMNIVMTGSGKLVEVQGTAETEPFSKKRLLELIETAAVGIKELIESQKEALK, from the coding sequence TTGAGAACTGACAAAAGGAACAACTCTCAGCTTAGAAGCGTCAGCATAACCAGGGGATTCATCAAGCATCCTGCCGGCTCCGTTCTGGTGTGCATGGGCGATACCAAAGTCATCTGCACTGCCACAATAGAAGAGAATGTTCCCCCGCACAAAAAGGGCTCCGGCTCCGGTTGGGTGACGGCAGAATACGGCATGCTTCCCGGCTCTACATCCCAGAGGAACAAAAGGGAGTCTTCAAGCGTCAGAATAAAAGGAAGGACCCAGGAGATACAGCGTCTTATCGGCAGGAGCCTGCGCGCCGTTATGGACCTGGAACTGCTGGGCGAGCGCACTATCCTGCTTGATGCCGATGTTATACAGGCGGACGGGGGAACGCGCACGGCCTCAATAACCGGTTGTTTTGTGGCGATGCATGACGCGGTCCAAAAACTGCTTAAGGACGGCAAGGTAAAAAGAACCCCGATAAAGGACTTTGTTGCAGCGGTAAGCGCCGGCATAGTTGGAGGAGAAGTTCTGCTGGACCTTAATTACAGCGAGGATTTTCAGGCCTCTGTTGACATGAACATTGTAATGACAGGCTCTGGAAAACTCGTTGAAGTTCAGGGCACCGCAGAAACCGAGCCTTTTTCTAAAAAGAGACTGCTTGAATTGATAGAGACTGCTGCCGTCGGGATCAAAGAACTGATCGAATCTCAAAAGGAAGCTCTAAAATGA
- a CDS encoding glucose-1-phosphate thymidylyltransferase: protein MKALILSGGKGSRLRPLTHTSAKQLLPIANKPIIFYGIESIAAAGIKEFAVIVGDTAEDVMREVGDGSRWGISITYIRQDQPLGLAHAVKISRDFMKDEPFIMYLGDNMLKEGIPELVAKFKYEKPNSLILLTKVPDPQQFGVAELDASGKIVKLTEKPKEPKSDLALVGVYLFDKTIFEAVDLIKPSKRGELEITDAISRLLETGHRVEHHVVSGWWKDTGKPSDLLEANQLILKDLPSKITGSVDRPSEIKGNVVIEEGARIESSILEGPAVIGRNTLIKKAYIGPYTSVSSDVVIEKSKVENSIIMEEVSISGVHHKITESIIGRGVRIVSTSGKAADHKFIIGDKSEVVLA, encoded by the coding sequence ATGAAAGCCCTTATCTTATCGGGAGGAAAAGGCTCAAGGCTGCGGCCGCTTACCCACACAAGCGCCAAGCAGCTTTTGCCGATAGCCAACAAACCGATAATCTTTTACGGCATAGAATCGATAGCAGCGGCGGGCATCAAAGAATTTGCGGTCATAGTGGGGGACACCGCGGAAGATGTCATGAGAGAGGTCGGCGACGGCAGCAGATGGGGGATAAGCATAACTTATATCAGGCAGGACCAGCCGCTGGGGCTGGCACATGCCGTCAAGATATCCAGAGACTTTATGAAAGACGAGCCTTTCATAATGTACTTGGGCGACAACATGCTAAAAGAGGGCATCCCCGAACTGGTAGCTAAGTTCAAGTACGAAAAGCCCAACTCTCTTATTCTCCTGACAAAAGTACCCGACCCCCAGCAGTTTGGCGTGGCGGAGCTGGATGCCTCAGGAAAAATAGTAAAGCTGACCGAAAAGCCGAAAGAACCAAAAAGCGACCTTGCCCTGGTCGGCGTCTATCTTTTTGACAAAACTATCTTTGAAGCGGTCGATCTTATCAAGCCTTCGAAAAGAGGCGAGCTGGAGATAACCGATGCGATCTCCCGACTCCTTGAGACCGGACACAGGGTTGAGCATCATGTGGTGAGTGGCTGGTGGAAGGACACGGGAAAACCGTCGGACCTGCTTGAGGCAAACCAGCTGATACTTAAGGACCTGCCGTCCAAAATAACAGGGAGCGTTGACAGGCCCTCCGAGATAAAAGGAAATGTCGTTATCGAAGAAGGGGCCAGGATAGAAAGCAGTATCCTGGAAGGCCCCGCGGTGATAGGCAGGAATACCCTGATAAAAAAGGCCTATATAGGTCCCTATACTTCTGTCTCAAGCGATGTCGTGATAGAAAAAAGCAAGGTGGAAAATAGTATAATAATGGAAGAAGTCTCCATTTCCGGGGTCCACCATAAGATAACGGAGAGCATCATCGGCCGAGGGGTCAGGATAGTCTCTACCTCCGGAAAGGCTGCCGACCACAAGTTCATAATAGGGGACAAAAGCGAGGTGGTTTTGGCATGA
- the rfbB gene encoding dTDP-glucose 4,6-dehydratase has protein sequence MRKVLITGGAGFIGSNFTRYLIGKYPDYQVTVLDALTYAGNLDNLSGLSGNPSFQFFHGDIRDKNIVGNLMANHDAVVHFAAETHVDRSIVDADSFISTDVYGTYLLLEAARAANIKKFVHISTDEVYGEAPGRPSLEDDALYPKSPYAASKAGADRLAYSYYTTYGVPVVISRCANNYGPYQYPEKLIPFFLTNALEDKPLPAYGTGKNTRTWIHALDHSTAIDLLLHSKSNADGKAYNISSREEFSVLEIAELILDAVKKPKSLIKFVKDRPGHVVRHAVDPKKMEEDFGWQAKTKFSDGIRDTIKWYIDNRDWWKKIKDKQKDYEEFRQKWYEKR, from the coding sequence ATGAGAAAGGTATTGATAACAGGAGGCGCCGGTTTTATCGGCAGCAACTTTACCAGATATCTCATCGGCAAATACCCCGATTATCAGGTGACCGTGCTTGATGCCCTGACCTATGCCGGCAACCTTGACAATTTAAGCGGCCTATCCGGAAATCCCAGTTTCCAGTTCTTTCACGGGGACATAAGGGACAAGAATATAGTGGGCAACCTCATGGCCAACCATGATGCCGTTGTTCATTTTGCGGCCGAAACCCATGTGGACCGCTCAATTGTGGATGCGGATTCCTTCATTTCTACCGATGTCTACGGCACCTATCTATTGTTGGAAGCGGCAAGAGCGGCAAACATCAAGAAATTCGTACACATCTCTACCGACGAGGTCTATGGCGAGGCTCCCGGCAGGCCCTCGCTTGAGGACGACGCGCTGTATCCCAAGAGCCCGTACGCAGCAAGCAAAGCCGGCGCCGACAGGCTGGCCTATTCATACTATACAACTTACGGCGTTCCCGTGGTCATCTCACGCTGCGCCAACAACTACGGGCCTTACCAGTATCCGGAAAAGCTTATCCCGTTCTTTTTGACCAATGCCCTTGAGGATAAGCCGCTTCCCGCCTACGGCACCGGAAAGAACACAAGGACCTGGATACACGCTCTTGACCACTCAACGGCCATTGACCTGCTGCTTCACAGCAAAAGCAATGCCGACGGCAAAGCCTACAACATCAGCTCCAGAGAGGAGTTCTCGGTCCTTGAGATAGCCGAGCTGATACTTGATGCTGTTAAAAAACCGAAGTCGCTCATCAAGTTCGTAAAAGACAGGCCTGGCCATGTGGTGCGCCATGCTGTCGACCCTAAAAAGATGGAAGAGGACTTTGGCTGGCAGGCTAAGACAAAATTTTCTGACGGCATACGCGATACCATAAAATGGTATATTGACAATAGGGACTGGTGGAAAAAGATCAAGGACAAGCAGAAAGACTATGAAGAATTCAGGCAGAAATGGTATGAAAAGAGGTAG
- a CDS encoding SLBB domain-containing protein, which produces MKRGSLLFKRIIKPTAGLLVLTFFMMPLSSAAQDASQGSFGTQSQYLYSPEEMKAYTLNPGDEVAFSIIVGDNAKTLNYKFIITPMGEVFIPSVGVIEIMGLSIKEAKAKIDAEIRKHFKEKFRSYLVLIQPKVTRLRMEGDAISIPYTQRYVYVYGEVSAPGRFAFLPGSQLSDYLNFAGGPTRRANLSGVEVVRNEKGVPEVFKVNANDLVYKGIKDHDIDIISGDIIKVPQNFFYFDDFATFANTIMLGITLYYTVQNFIKTR; this is translated from the coding sequence ATGAAAAGAGGTAGCCTTTTGTTCAAGAGGATAATTAAACCTACAGCAGGCCTTTTGGTCCTGACCTTTTTTATGATGCCTCTGAGCTCTGCGGCGCAGGATGCATCCCAGGGTTCCTTTGGTACGCAGTCGCAGTACCTGTATTCTCCGGAGGAGATGAAGGCCTATACGCTTAATCCCGGGGATGAAGTTGCGTTTTCCATCATTGTGGGAGATAACGCAAAGACCCTCAATTACAAGTTCATTATCACCCCTATGGGAGAGGTGTTCATTCCGAGCGTCGGCGTGATAGAGATCATGGGGCTATCCATAAAGGAAGCCAAGGCCAAAATAGATGCCGAGATAAGAAAGCATTTTAAGGAAAAATTCAGGTCCTACCTGGTCCTGATACAGCCCAAGGTGACCAGGCTTAGGATGGAAGGGGACGCCATCTCTATCCCATATACCCAGCGCTATGTTTATGTGTACGGCGAAGTGTCGGCTCCAGGCAGGTTCGCTTTTCTTCCCGGCTCCCAACTTTCGGATTATCTCAATTTTGCCGGGGGTCCCACCCGCAGGGCAAATCTTTCGGGAGTGGAAGTGGTCAGGAACGAAAAAGGAGTTCCGGAGGTATTCAAGGTCAATGCCAACGATCTTGTCTACAAAGGAATTAAAGACCATGATATTGATATTATTTCCGGCGACATAATTAAAGTGCCGCAGAACTTTTTCTACTTTGACGATTTTGCTACCTTTGCGAACACTATCATGCTCGGCATAACGCTCTACTATACTGTGCAGAACTTTATAAAAACGAGGTAA
- a CDS encoding GNVR domain-containing protein, producing MEDEINLKDILAVLYRWRSLILLITFLFGAAAFIAFSFMDPVYEAKSRILMRSSSSSSIGSVAGLAALAGINIGSSGGGLGDIQALIESRKVNDYVSKEAAVLSKDGKPVGLGKLKSKIDGVFLVISVSHRDPNAAQLISNAYIHALAIYWNKLNYSEAQKKIDYITAELPKIQAQLAAAENKLKSLMYLTDQQGAVETVDVLRAKREVEILNSVYTMLRGQLESAKLDAAKEMSPFSDVEEALLPEAPVSPRRGVNTVIGLIMGLFVSVFAAFLLDYLMPQRRK from the coding sequence ATGGAAGACGAGATAAATCTAAAAGACATTCTGGCGGTCCTGTACCGTTGGCGCAGTCTGATATTACTGATCACTTTCCTTTTTGGCGCTGCTGCTTTTATCGCTTTTTCTTTCATGGACCCTGTGTATGAGGCAAAATCAAGGATATTGATGAGATCATCATCATCTTCTTCTATCGGTTCAGTGGCGGGACTTGCGGCTTTGGCGGGAATCAACATCGGTTCGTCCGGGGGCGGACTGGGGGATATACAGGCGCTTATAGAAAGCAGAAAGGTTAACGATTATGTTTCTAAGGAAGCGGCAGTGTTGTCGAAAGACGGAAAACCGGTCGGCCTTGGCAAATTGAAGTCAAAAATTGACGGGGTGTTCCTTGTCATTTCCGTAAGCCATCGCGATCCTAATGCGGCGCAACTCATAAGCAACGCTTATATACATGCCCTGGCGATCTACTGGAACAAGCTCAATTATTCTGAGGCGCAGAAAAAGATCGATTATATTACCGCTGAACTGCCAAAAATACAGGCGCAGCTTGCGGCTGCCGAAAACAAATTGAAAAGCCTGATGTACCTTACGGATCAGCAGGGGGCTGTTGAAACCGTAGATGTTCTGAGAGCCAAGCGCGAGGTCGAAATACTCAACAGCGTTTACACAATGCTGCGAGGCCAGCTTGAATCCGCTAAACTGGACGCCGCAAAAGAGATGTCCCCGTTCTCCGATGTGGAAGAAGCCCTTTTGCCCGAAGCGCCGGTCTCGCCCAGGCGCGGCGTGAACACCGTCATCGGCCTCATTATGGGGCTGTTCGTTTCTGTTTTTGCGGCTTTCCTTCTTGATTATCTGATGCCCCAAAGGCGCAAGTAG
- a CDS encoding winged helix-turn-helix transcriptional regulator, producing the protein MDENELKLIAELSKNSQASQRYLSKALDLSLGMVNIILHRLIAKGYMKAKQLDGRRVSYILTPKGFSEKVKRSSEYIARTIDAFTSIKERIKDKIKGLYDNGHRKFVILGEGEPAALTGMALKELDLMDAEYELRTALDKPEDGTAVIRVEDLYRELAKEL; encoded by the coding sequence ATGGACGAGAACGAACTAAAACTCATCGCTGAACTCTCAAAAAATTCGCAGGCTTCGCAGAGATACCTGTCAAAAGCGTTGGACCTTTCGCTTGGAATGGTCAACATCATACTCCACAGGCTGATAGCCAAAGGCTATATGAAGGCAAAACAGCTTGACGGGCGCAGGGTAAGCTATATCCTAACCCCGAAAGGTTTTTCCGAAAAAGTAAAACGCTCTTCCGAGTATATCGCAAGAACGATAGATGCCTTTACATCCATAAAAGAGAGGATCAAGGATAAAATAAAAGGTTTGTACGACAACGGGCACAGAAAATTCGTTATACTTGGTGAAGGCGAACCCGCGGCCCTTACCGGTATGGCGCTTAAAGAGCTGGACCTTATGGACGCTGAGTATGAGCTGCGTACAGCGCTTGATAAGCCGGAGGATGGAACAGCGGTGATCAGAGTGGAAGACCTTTACCGGGAACTTGCAAAGGAACTATAG
- a CDS encoding DegT/DnrJ/EryC1/StrS family aminotransferase, with protein MKILMLDLKAEYAALKSEIDGVLDRVLESGHFILGPNVAALEGEFAKYTGAKYAVGVASGTDALFLALKALGVKEGDEVITTALSFIATAEAISYTGAKPVFVDVIPDTHNIDPAKLEAAITKKTRAIIPVHLWGLCADMEPILAAAKKHGLLVVEDCAQAAGASYRGQKAGSFGDAGCFSFFPTKNLGAYGDGGMITTDDKETYDRIKLLHLHGSKARGVHEIIGYNSRLDEMQAAILRVKLKHLDAWNDKRRNNAAIYSSLFGKSGIKHPVEKEGFRHVYHQYTIELDNRDDMMQKLSSKEIPSFVYYPNPLHLQKPYLGLGYKAGDFPAAEKIGRTMLSIPVHPFLSKEEVLMVGNAILEAM; from the coding sequence GTGAAGATATTGATGCTGGACCTGAAAGCGGAATACGCCGCCCTCAAGAGCGAGATAGACGGGGTTCTGGACAGAGTTCTTGAGAGCGGTCATTTTATTCTGGGGCCTAATGTGGCCGCGCTGGAGGGGGAATTTGCAAAATACACAGGCGCAAAATATGCGGTAGGAGTGGCATCCGGAACTGATGCCTTGTTTTTGGCTCTAAAGGCACTCGGCGTCAAAGAAGGGGATGAAGTCATAACCACGGCGCTTTCGTTTATTGCAACGGCCGAGGCTATTTCTTACACCGGCGCAAAGCCGGTCTTTGTGGATGTTATCCCGGACACTCACAATATAGATCCGGCAAAGCTGGAAGCAGCAATAACCAAAAAGACAAGAGCGATCATTCCCGTACACCTGTGGGGTCTGTGTGCCGATATGGAGCCAATACTTGCGGCGGCAAAAAAACACGGCCTTCTGGTAGTGGAGGACTGCGCGCAGGCTGCCGGGGCCTCTTACAGGGGACAAAAGGCAGGTTCCTTTGGCGATGCCGGCTGCTTTTCCTTTTTTCCGACCAAGAACCTGGGAGCCTACGGCGACGGAGGCATGATAACTACAGATGATAAAGAGACTTATGACAGGATCAAGCTTTTGCATCTTCACGGAAGCAAAGCGAGGGGCGTCCATGAGATCATCGGCTACAATAGCAGGCTTGATGAGATGCAGGCAGCGATCTTGCGGGTAAAATTGAAGCATTTGGACGCATGGAACGATAAAAGAAGGAATAATGCTGCCATATATAGCAGTCTTTTTGGAAAGAGCGGGATCAAGCACCCCGTTGAAAAAGAGGGTTTTAGACACGTTTACCACCAGTACACGATCGAGTTGGACAATAGAGATGACATGATGCAAAAGCTTTCTTCAAAGGAGATTCCTTCATTTGTGTATTACCCGAATCCTCTTCATCTGCAAAAGCCGTATTTGGGACTTGGTTACAAAGCCGGAGATTTTCCTGCAGCAGAAAAGATAGGACGGACAATGTTGTCTATTCCTGTGCATCCTTTCTTGTCAAAGGAAGAAGTCCTTATGGTTGGAAATGCAATTTTGGAAGCGATGTAA
- a CDS encoding four helix bundle protein, with protein MTGDGKKFDIKERVLEFVVDVARLADKLPRKYSAQTYAKQLIRASSSIGANLEEADGAVSRKDFLNKLGIARKEANETKYWLQLIDRTGLFMNKANIAELQHLLCESVELKLILSAIIKNTKANS; from the coding sequence ATGACCGGTGATGGGAAGAAGTTTGATATTAAAGAAAGAGTGCTGGAATTTGTGGTTGATGTGGCAAGACTTGCTGATAAACTCCCCAGAAAATATTCCGCTCAAACTTACGCAAAGCAGTTGATAAGGGCCAGCTCTTCGATCGGGGCAAACTTGGAAGAGGCTGATGGGGCTGTATCAAGGAAAGATTTTTTGAACAAGCTGGGTATCGCCAGAAAAGAGGCAAACGAAACAAAATATTGGCTGCAATTAATTGACCGCACAGGCCTCTTTATGAACAAGGCTAATATTGCCGAGCTGCAACATTTGCTGTGTGAGAGTGTGGAGCTCAAATTAATCCTGAGCGCGATCATAAAAAACACGAAAGCGAATTCATAA
- a CDS encoding NAD(P)/FAD-dependent oxidoreductase codes for MDKVKVSIIGAGVIGLAVAYELSQDPDADIAVFEKYPSFGQETSSRNSEVIHAGIYYPKGLLKSKLCLEGNRLLYEFCQKHSIDHKKCGKLIVAVNDAEADKIKRIYSNAASIGISELRLTNSDEIKDLEPDVFAVKAIYSGSTGIIDSHGLMQKLHDLAENSGVMFSFGNEVTGISKQKDGYIITTSKGDEVMSEFVINCAGLMSDKIAQMAGFDIEPLGYKLHYCKGDYFSVSGANGRLSHLVYPPPHEKGYGLGVHATIDLTGRIRLGPDTTYVDNIGYDVDLSKAGEFYAAAKRYLPWLEEEMVVPDTSGMRPKLQGPNDPVEDFVIKEESANGFPGFVNLIGIESPGLTSCLAIARMVKGTVDRLP; via the coding sequence ATGGATAAAGTAAAAGTTTCAATAATCGGCGCAGGTGTAATTGGTCTGGCGGTTGCATATGAACTATCACAAGATCCGGATGCGGATATCGCGGTTTTTGAGAAATACCCATCATTTGGTCAGGAAACAAGCAGCCGCAATAGCGAAGTTATTCACGCAGGGATTTACTATCCGAAGGGCTTATTAAAAAGCAAATTGTGTCTGGAAGGAAATAGACTTCTTTATGAGTTCTGCCAAAAGCATTCTATAGATCACAAAAAATGCGGAAAGCTGATCGTCGCGGTAAATGACGCGGAAGCAGATAAGATCAAGAGAATATATTCAAATGCGGCCTCGATCGGTATTTCAGAATTAAGACTGACAAACTCAGATGAGATCAAGGACCTTGAACCGGATGTTTTTGCTGTTAAGGCGATCTATTCCGGTTCCACGGGAATAATTGATTCTCACGGTCTGATGCAGAAGCTGCATGACCTGGCAGAAAATAGCGGGGTTATGTTCTCTTTTGGAAATGAGGTGACAGGCATAAGCAAACAAAAGGACGGGTATATTATCACGACTTCGAAAGGCGATGAGGTTATGTCGGAGTTTGTGATCAACTGCGCCGGGCTTATGTCTGACAAAATAGCACAGATGGCCGGCTTTGATATCGAACCTCTCGGTTATAAACTGCATTACTGCAAAGGTGATTATTTTTCAGTATCAGGCGCTAACGGGAGATTATCTCATTTGGTCTATCCTCCTCCACACGAAAAAGGTTATGGCCTTGGTGTCCACGCGACCATAGACCTTACCGGCAGGATCAGGCTCGGTCCAGATACGACATATGTTGATAACATCGGCTACGATGTTGATCTTTCAAAAGCGGGCGAATTTTACGCGGCCGCAAAAAGATATCTGCCGTGGTTGGAAGAAGAAATGGTTGTTCCTGACACATCAGGCATGAGGCCGAAGCTCCAGGGGCCAAATGACCCGGTCGAGGATTTTGTCATAAAAGAGGAGTCTGCCAACGGGTTTCCGGGATTTGTGAACCTTATTGGGATAGAATCGCCCGGGCTGACATCGTGTTTAGCGATAGCAAGGATGGTAAAGGGGACCGTAGACCGCCTACCGTAG
- a CDS encoding class II aldolase/adducin family protein, whose product MNEIAAAPKFETIFLSNTPPNDKGIKELIKWCGIFHKKELAPCYGKGTFGNLSYRIEPGFQQFIITASGLISKETLRGRDFVEIDSADTEAFTVKAQGSRAPSSESILHHVIYQPRPEINAIFHGHCTKIMDNAARLNIPCTSKEQPYGTKALIKEVLAIIKDNDFVIMKNHGFISLGKNMSEAGERALKYLDRSCQRNV is encoded by the coding sequence ATGAATGAAATTGCCGCGGCCCCTAAATTCGAAACGATATTCCTTTCAAACACGCCTCCAAACGATAAAGGGATAAAAGAGCTGATCAAATGGTGCGGCATCTTTCATAAAAAAGAGCTCGCCCCCTGCTATGGGAAAGGAACCTTCGGGAATCTTAGCTACAGGATAGAGCCCGGCTTTCAACAATTTATTATTACCGCTTCCGGACTTATTTCAAAAGAAACTTTAAGAGGTCGGGATTTTGTCGAGATAGACAGCGCCGATACGGAGGCATTTACGGTAAAAGCACAAGGTTCAAGAGCCCCGTCTTCCGAAAGTATTCTGCACCATGTCATCTATCAGCCACGGCCGGAAATTAACGCCATCTTTCACGGCCATTGCACCAAAATAATGGACAACGCGGCCAGACTAAATATCCCCTGCACCTCAAAAGAACAGCCTTACGGAACGAAAGCGCTTATCAAAGAAGTCCTTGCAATAATTAAAGACAATGATTTTGTGATAATGAAAAATCATGGCTTCATTTCTTTGGGAAAGAACATGTCAGAGGCCGGAGAAAGGGCGCTTAAATACTTGGACAGATCCTGTCAAAGAAATGTCTAA
- the mtnA gene encoding S-methyl-5-thioribose-1-phosphate isomerase, whose protein sequence is MKVKDKQYRTIWMDGSSVFMIEQNLLPFEFKIHEAKTYKDTCHAIRTMIVRGAGAIGAAAGFAMAQAFIENHPDGRCEIESTRPTAQTLFYAVKRVFDKAINSKYPKRAAFEEALAIANEDAQHCRLIGEHGEKLIKDGMNIETHCNAGWLAFVDWGSALSPVYAAARKGKNVFVYADETRPRGQGARLTAWELLNEGIPHKIIPDNAGAHLMSKGKIDIIIVGADRIAANGDTGNKIGTLEKAICAKEYGIPFYIAAPTSTIDKDCPTGKDIPIEERSDKEVLYQTGRDKEGTMREVLVCNPGSNAGNPAFDVTPAKYITGIITEKGIVKPENL, encoded by the coding sequence ATGAAAGTAAAAGACAAACAATACCGCACAATTTGGATGGATGGGTCTTCGGTATTCATGATCGAACAGAACCTCCTTCCTTTTGAATTCAAGATACACGAAGCAAAAACATATAAAGACACCTGCCATGCCATAAGAACAATGATAGTCCGAGGCGCCGGCGCGATAGGCGCAGCTGCAGGTTTTGCGATGGCGCAGGCATTCATAGAAAACCATCCGGATGGCCGCTGCGAAATTGAATCCACCCGCCCCACGGCACAAACCCTCTTTTATGCGGTTAAAAGGGTCTTCGACAAAGCCATTAATTCAAAATACCCCAAAAGAGCGGCTTTTGAGGAGGCTTTGGCTATAGCAAATGAAGACGCGCAACATTGCAGGCTGATCGGAGAACACGGAGAAAAACTGATCAAGGACGGCATGAATATTGAGACCCACTGCAACGCCGGCTGGCTTGCTTTTGTTGACTGGGGCTCTGCTCTTTCACCCGTGTACGCCGCTGCCCGCAAGGGCAAAAATGTATTTGTCTATGCAGACGAAACAAGGCCGCGCGGACAAGGAGCTAGACTTACCGCATGGGAGCTATTAAACGAAGGAATTCCTCACAAAATAATCCCCGATAATGCCGGCGCACATCTCATGTCAAAGGGAAAGATTGATATCATTATCGTCGGAGCCGACAGGATAGCGGCAAACGGCGACACAGGCAACAAGATCGGGACACTTGAAAAAGCGATCTGCGCAAAAGAATATGGGATACCTTTTTACATAGCAGCCCCTACATCTACCATAGATAAGGATTGTCCGACAGGCAAGGACATACCTATCGAAGAAAGAAGCGATAAAGAGGTCCTTTACCAGACCGGCCGCGACAAAGAAGGTACCATGAGAGAAGTTTTGGTCTGCAATCCGGGCTCAAATGCCGGAAATCCGGCATTTGATGTAACCCCCGCAAAATACATTACGGGAATAATAACGGAAAAAGGTATCGTGAAACCGGAGAACTTATGA
- a CDS encoding adenine phosphoribosyltransferase has protein sequence MPIKSRIRTVPHWPKAGIMFRDITTLLKDPVGLRLCIDDFVKRYKEKEIDVVVGIDSRGFILGGAVAYLLGKGFVPVRKKGKLPAETEKEEYSLEYGTDTIEIHKDAVEKGQKVLIIDDLLATGGTATAAAKLVKKLGGNIIELAFIVDLPELGGRKKLEAAGYSVYAQTEFEGE, from the coding sequence ATGCCGATAAAATCAAGGATAAGGACCGTGCCCCACTGGCCAAAAGCGGGGATCATGTTCCGCGACATAACCACTCTTTTAAAAGACCCCGTCGGGTTAAGGCTCTGCATTGATGATTTTGTTAAAAGATATAAGGAAAAAGAGATCGATGTGGTTGTCGGGATAGATTCCAGGGGTTTTATCCTTGGAGGGGCCGTTGCCTATTTGCTGGGCAAAGGCTTTGTTCCGGTAAGGAAAAAGGGGAAACTGCCCGCCGAGACAGAAAAAGAGGAATACAGCCTTGAATACGGGACCGATACCATAGAGATCCATAAGGATGCGGTAGAAAAGGGGCAAAAAGTACTGATAATCGATGATCTTTTGGCAACAGGCGGAACCGCAACGGCAGCCGCCAAACTCGTCAAAAAACTCGGGGGAAACATAATCGAACTCGCTTTTATTGTAGACCTGCCCGAGCTTGGGGGAAGAAAGAAACTCGAAGCCGCCGGTTATTCTGTTTACGCCCAGACAGAATTTGAAGGCGAATGA
- a CDS encoding DUF86 domain-containing protein, whose amino-acid sequence MFSAKREYKVFIEDIISAMDKIEKYTSGIKFEGFENNSMIIDAVIRNFEIIGEAANNIPEEIKSKHPKVEWKECVGFRNFLIHGYFTVSLETVWDTIQKNLPQLKKHIKEIQTL is encoded by the coding sequence ATGTTTAGCGCAAAAAGGGAATATAAAGTCTTCATTGAAGATATTATAAGCGCAATGGATAAAATTGAAAAATATACTTCTGGCATTAAATTTGAGGGTTTTGAAAACAACAGCATGATTATTGACGCTGTGATCAGGAATTTTGAAATAATAGGCGAGGCGGCAAACAATATTCCCGAGGAGATCAAATCAAAACATCCAAAAGTCGAATGGAAAGAATGTGTCGGATTTAGAAATTTTCTCATCCACGGATATTTCACCGTATCTTTGGAAACAGTCTGGGATACAATTCAAAAAAACCTCCCTCAACTTAAAAAGCATATCAAGGAAATCCAAACACTGTAA
- a CDS encoding nucleotidyltransferase family protein — protein MNIEETLRDQKRYLQRNFFVKMIGIFGSRVRDDFSTESDIDILVELENGHNDLFNIVRLQHYLEALLSKRVDLVIKNSIKPALRDRILGEVMYV, from the coding sequence ATGAACATTGAAGAAACTTTAAGAGATCAAAAAAGATATTTGCAAAGGAATTTCTTTGTTAAGATGATAGGGATCTTTGGGTCCCGTGTCAGGGACGATTTTTCTACTGAAAGCGATATTGATATTCTTGTGGAACTGGAAAACGGGCATAATGATTTATTCAATATTGTGCGGCTACAACATTATTTAGAAGCTCTTTTATCTAAGAGGGTTGATCTTGTGATCAAAAACTCCATTAAACCCGCTTTGAGAGACAGGATTTTGGGGGAAGTTATGTATGTTTAG